Proteins encoded in a region of the Ornithodoros turicata isolate Travis chromosome 3, ASM3712646v1, whole genome shotgun sequence genome:
- the LOC135387531 gene encoding neprilysin-1-like: MDDTARLLRPPPVRRPDVRLKGPLNRKDYVVVLVCVCMGVVSILFGFPKVVGWIATLREGDLEEALLWRSPFYRGSLLSVHRHLVSSASRREYDIAREISRSLNRDADPCDDFFQFVCGKWTSAHPGMVSEFTRLQGELIAAAVYKMARGQRKPSTLMSASDLAGEAVRSCLLVHITKHEDPSGFRHLLESLNFDWPNVREDTAIDLLDVAVATSLEWGIPTLFELEVATDLRSDSSSVLRLSVSSILLTWLTRWYTNATDAIALFHLPAYLDPDVDYNILTNKVVEPTVQALLHLISGNIDGNAKPVYIRVEDITTLSREFLTTERFLWAVNRHLHEDVRLESDDEVHLLDHNFLWHVGEYINKFESQGRQSDVAVLIGWVIASHMAPAFTYRVYSDSAYGFSLATFSCISLVAEMAPYPLIWFMTEDYVVPQDWNETSHILEDVRAAMAESFEWMDEASKWSALQRLKVIRQIVAYPDTVSTKDGLDSRYSYLLKTIQGPFSRSYVRSKRAGRDARNAMLGRIAIPRQEDDWLAVPLVNAMFVPFYHVVIIPTSIMLPPFLVTDFPVASYGGVGHVVAHELSHAFDAGGSMADADGLHREWYTNRTRSTMEDNEKCLRTLYQIEGNGSWVTENEDFADSLGIKVVTRALERRFDADASSGIEGFNNIQLFFVTSCFKWCGADLGDIPQDTHSGIRRRCNAPLHGHDKFLEAFRCGPYARMRPAQPCSFA, encoded by the exons ATGGACGACACTGCAAGGCTGCTGCGGCCGCCTCCAGTTCGGAGACCGGATGTCAGGTTAAAGGGACCCCTGAACAGGAAGGATTATGTTGTGGTCTTGGTTTGTGTATGTATGGGTGTGGTGAGCATTCTTTTCGGGTTCCCGAAAGTCGTGGGTTGGATTGCGACTCTGCGAGAGGGTGACCTCGAAGAGGCCTTGTTATGGCGCAG CCCGTTCTACAGGGGGTCACTGCTGAGCGTTCACCGCCACCTAGTGAGCAGCGCCTCACGGCGGGAGTACGACATTGCCAGGGAGATCTCTCGCTCTTTGAACAGAGACGCGGACCCGTGCGACGACTTCTTCCAATTTGTGTGCGGCAAATGGACCTCTGCGCACCCGGGCATGGTCAGCGAGTTCACCAGGTTGCAGGGAGAGCTCATCGCTGCGGCTGTTTACAAGATGGCGCGCGGCCAACGCA AGCCCAGCACGCTGATGTCTGCATCCGACTTGGCTGGTGAAGCCGTTCGCAGCTGTCTCCTAGTACACATCACGAAGCACGAAGACCCCAGTGGATTCCGACACTTACTCGAGTCTCTCAATTTTGACTGGCCAAACGTCAGAGAGGACACGGCAATCGACCTTCTCGATGTCGCTGTTGCAACATCGCTCGAATGGGGCATCCCAACTCTATTTGAGCTCGAG GTAGCAACCGACTTACGCTCCGACAGTTCCAGCGTATTGCGGCTAAGTGTCAGCTCTATCTTATTGACGTGGCTGACTCGGTGGTACACCAACGCCACCGACGCCATTGCCTTGTTCCACCTGCCCGCATACCTGGACCCTGACGTAGACTATAATATCCTGACCAACAAAGTCGTTGAACCTACTGTCCAAGCACTCCTGCACCTTATCTCTGGTAACATCGATGGGAATGCAAAGCCCGTCTACATCAGGGTTGAAG ATATCACGACGCTGTCGCGGGAGTTCTTGACAACTGAGCGTTTCCTGTGGGCGGTGAACAGACACCTGCACGAGGACGTGCGCCTCGAGTCTGACGACGAAGTGCACCTGTTGGACCATAATTTTTTATG GCACGTCGGCGAGTACATCAACAAGTTCGAGTCCCAAGGGAGACAGAGCGATGTCGCCGTCCTAATCGGCTGGGTTATAGCCAGCCACATGGCTCCGGCGTTCACCTATCGCGTGTACAGCGACAGCGCATACGGCTTCTCACTG GCCACATTCAGCTGCATATCTCTGGTGGCCGAAATGGCTCCATATCCTTTAATCTGGTTCATGACTGAAGACTACGTCGTCCCTCAAGACTGGAACGAGACGAGCCACATATTGGAGGACGTGCGTGCTGCGATGGCTGAATCTTTCGAGTGGATGGACGAAGCAAGCAAATGGTCTGCTCTGCAGAGGCTGAAGGTCATCCGACAGATCGTGGCCTATCCGGACACAGTGTCCACAAAGGATGGACTGGACAGTCGATACAGCTACTTG CTCAAGACAATACAAGGTCCATTCAGCAGGTCGTACGTGAGGTCGAAGAGAGCTGGCCGTGATGCCCGGAATGCCATGCTAGGACGCATTGCGATTCCGCGCCAGGAGGACGATTGGCTAGCTGTTCCTTTGGTCAACGCCATGTTCGTCCCTTTTTACCACGTTGTCATCATTCCGACCTCAATCATGCTACCACCATTTCTT GTCACCGACTTTCCAGTGGCGAGCTATGGTGGCGTGGGTCACGTGGTAGCGCACGAGCTGAGTCACGCCTTCGACGCCGGCGGATCCATGGCGGACGCGGACGGGCTTCATCGTGAATGGTACACTAACAGAACACGCTCCACCATGGAGGACAATGAGAAATGCCTCAGGACACTCTACCAGATAGAGGGGAATGGGTCGTGGGTCACCGAAAATGAGGACTTCGCTGATTCTCTGGGTATCAAG GTTGTTACTCGAGCGCTGGAACGTCGCTTTGATGCTGATGCGTCTTCGGGAATAGAAGGCTTCAACAACATCCAACTCTTTTTCGTTACCTCGTGCTTCAAGTGGTGCGGAGCGGACCTAGGGGACATCCCGCAAGACACGCATTCAGGGATTCGACGCCGCTGCAATGCTCCTTTACACGGACACGATAAATTCCTGGAAGCGTTTCGCTGTGGCCCTTACGCTCGTATGAGGCCCGCACAACCATGCAGTTTCGCATGA